In Brassica napus cultivar Da-Ae unplaced genomic scaffold, Da-Ae ScsIHWf_3085;HRSCAF=3899, whole genome shotgun sequence, one DNA window encodes the following:
- the LOC125575128 gene encoding protein FLC EXPRESSOR-like, with protein sequence MAGRDRYLPSSSSLRVSESQLTESDMNRTRSALLEEKIAAQHREIQSILTDNQKLALAHLGVKDQLNLAKRELARLLEAAAAVKSDTEAKVREVYQNSLRMEAEARVVNGIGAELDQVRSDVQRLAEDRQKLTAELAMLNGEIAKAKPNSDRAVEVKAEIESLREEVSKGRAALDLEKKTRASNLHHERGMEKTIDHLNREIVKLEEELADLETKAKAAAEAAQTPSPGLVASYGNSDDIYGSQGHQYPEANGSHQVHGSLDCLPQQPANNTQHSSVP encoded by the exons ATGGCCGGAAGAGACCGTTATCTCccgtcctcctcctccttgaGAGTATCGGAATCTCAGCTCACCGAATCCGATATGAACCGTACTCGATCCGCCCTCCTCGAGGAGAAAATCGCAGCTCAGCACCGCGAGATCCAATCCATCCTGACGGACAACCAGAAGCTAGCATTAGCGCACCTCGGAGTCAAGGATCAGCTCAATTTAGCCAAGCGCGAGCTCGCTCGGCTCCTCGAAGCCGCCGCGGCCGTCAAGTCCGATACCGAAGCGAAGGTTCGCGAGGTTTACCAGAACTCGCTGAGGATGGAGGCGGAGGCTCGTGTGGTTAACGGAATCGGAGCTGAGCTTGATCAGGTTAGGTCGGACGTGCAGAGGCTAGCTGAAGATAGGCAGAAGCTAACGGCGGAGCTGGCGATGCTTAACGGGGAGATCGCTAAGGCTAAACCTAATTCGGATCGTGCCGTGGAGGTTAAGGCGGAGATTGAGAGTCTTAGAGAAGAAGTTAGTAAAGGAAG AGCTGCTCTTGATCTGGAGAAGAAGACGCGAGCGAGTAATCTTCACCATGAGCGTggtatggagaagactattgATCACTTGAATCGTGAAATTGTGAAACTTGAGGAAGAGTTGGCTGACTTGGAGACCAAAGCTAAAGCAGCTGCTGAGGCAGCTCAAACCCCAAGT CCCGGATTGGTGGCAAGTTATGGAAACTCAGATGATATTTATGGAAGCCAAGGTCACCAGTACCCTGAGGCCAATGGTTCTCACCAG GTACATGGATCCCTGGACTGTCTTCCTCAACAACCGGCTAACAATACACAACACTCTAGTGTACCGTGA